TACCAAGGGGGAAAACTGGTCTCAGAAGCGTTGGTCGACGAGGCCACCATCCGGTCCGACCGTAGCTCCATCACCCTTCACGGTATCCGGCAGGGCCAGTTTTATGGCAAGGGAGACAAACAGTACCGGTTTGAAGCGGCGGGGGCCGAATACGGAACCTATTCAAAGTCGATCCTCGCCGAAGGAGGGGTCCGGATCTGGAACAAGTCGCTCGACCTCAAGTCTGCCGGTTTCCTTTACGACAACTCCGCGCGTCAAGTCACGGTGAACGGGGATGTCACCGGAACGATGGAGGGCGGAATGCTGGCCAGCAAAGACGTTGTTTTGTTGCTGGAACCGGACGCCATCAACACCGGGGAAATCAAATGGGCCGGGCCGATCGCCATCCAAGAAGGCAAAAAGACCCCGTGGCAAGTCGAAGCCAAGCGATCCACCATCCGCAACGGCATCTACACCTATGAATCTGCCAAAGGCCAAGACAAGGAAACCATCGTCAAGGCCGACAAAATGTCTTACGACCGCGACAAGGACATCGTCGTTGCCGAAGGCCATGTCGAATATTTCGGCGTCGATGCCAACCTGAGCTGCGACAAGGCCGTCATCGAACGCAAAATCGGCAAAGCCACTTTGACGGGCAAGGTTGTCAACATGCTGGTCAAAGCAGAAGGCTCCGCGCCAAAAGAAGCCGCTATCCCGCCGGTCAGCCCCATCGTGCCCGATTCCATTGCCGGCAACCGCCCCAAAGCGCCGCCCGACGACCAGCAGGATCCCGTGCGGAACTCCGACAACATCCGCGATTACCCGATTGCCATGCGGGCCGGACAGATCGAATATTGGTACCGGAAAGGCGAGCGGCGAGCCATCTTGACCATCGACCCATTTGCCCGGCAAGAATTGGGGGCCCTCAAATGGCGGGAGGTCTCCGCCTCCCGGGCCGAGTACGACGCAGAAAAGGAATTCTTGGTTCTGCGATCCTCGGGTGGACAGCCGGTGAGGCTCAAAAACTCCGTGGGCGACGACATGACGGCGACCTTCATGCAAGTCTCTACCAAAAAGGGCGATGATTCCATGGATGCCGAGAACCTGAAGGGCACCGTGATGATCGACGACAACCAACTCCCAGAAAAGCCCGCTGGTTCTGGCGGAGGCGGGGGCGGGAACCCTGGCGGCAAAGGGCTCAATGGCAAGATCGGGGGACGCTAGACCCACCCGGGCCAACCCCGGCCAACCGGCCGGCGTGATACGCTAAGGGCACGCACGACCCCCAGCCATGGCCTCAACCAAGATCAAGCGCGACTTCCCGTCGCTCGCCGCATACCTCGACCACCCCCACCCGAACCCGTTGTTCCGCCGGATTGGGGCGGGGCCGGCATTGGGGTGCCTGATGGCCTTAGTTTCCAGCCTGGTTGTGGGGGTCGGGGTTTATGCCTTGGCCAGCCCCGCGATCGGCCCGTTGATGGCGGTTGTCGCCAGCCTTGCCGGATCCGGTGCCGCCGCCTTTGCTGCCGCCGCGGCCGGGTGGCGGATCGGGCGCAAAAACGCCGCGGCACCGACCGCCGAAGACCAATTGTTAGCCCAAGGGTTTGGGGCCGTCGAGTCGTTCCGACGCCTGGACAACGAGAAAAAGATCCCCAAGTGGGTCGACCCCATTGCCTTGCAACTCCTGGAAGCCGGTGCCTACCATTGGGGCCGAGTTCGCCAGACCTTTGCCGGGAGTCAATGGCACTCAGCCGATTTGCCGGAGCACCGGGCCAACCTCCGCGACAAAGCGATCCGAGCCGCCGACCTGGCGATGGCGGAACTCGCCATCCTGTCGGCCCAGTGCGTCGGGGAACCCAAAAAGAACCGGAAAGACGATTTTCAGGCCGCGTTTGAAGATTTCGCCGATCTGGCAATTGAGGATGCAATCCGCGGCCTGGCGAGGGTCGCCGCAACCCACCCCAAGGCCTACCGGTTTGAAAGCCCCCGGGCCAAAGAGATTTTTGAACCCGCCAAAGGGCTGGCTGAACAGCTCAAGGGGCTCGCCGACGAGGTGGCAAGTGCTTCGTTTGATGCGCCAGCCGAAGACTCCAGCCTGCGAACCAGCCTTGGCCGGGAATCCATCGACTCCCTGCTGACCGAACTCCGTTACACCCGATTGGCCGAAGAGGAGTTGCATGGGCACCAGTCCGAATAGCCCATCCCCTGGCGCAAACCAGCCGGCGCCGGCGTCCATTCCGCTAACTATGGGGATGCAGGGGGGTGTCAAGGCCGTTGTCATGGCGGGTGGCGAAGGGAGCCGGCTCCGCCCGATCACGCTCAACATCCCAAAACCGCTGGTGCCGGTCGCCAACCGGCCGATCATGTGGCACATCGTCCAGCTGCTCAAAAGCCACGGCATCACGGAAATTGTCACCACCCTCCACTACCTGGCCGATGAGATCATGGGCGTTTTTGGTGATGGATCCGAACTCGGCGTCAGCATCACCCATTCGCTCGAAGACATCCCCCTTGGAACCGCGGGCAGCGTCAAACAAGCGGAAATCCTGCTGAGGGGAGGGACATTCGCCATCATCAGCGGCGATGCCCTCACCGACTGCGATCTGACTGAAGCCATAAAGTTCCATCGGGAAAAGGGGAGCCTGGCCACCCTCATCCTAAGCCGCGTACCCAACCCACGCGAATTCGGCATCGTCATGACCGCCCCGGACGGCCGTGTCGAACGGTTTTTGGAAAAGCCAGAGTGGGGCGAAGTTTTCACCGACACCGTTAACACCGGTATGTATATCCTGGAGCCCGAAATCTTCGACTCGATCGAAAACCGGGTCAACACGGACTGGAGCAAGGATGTCTTTCCAAAATTGCTGGAGCAAGGCAAACCGATGTTTGGCTACGTGATGGACGGGTACTGGTGCGACATCGGGACCCTGGAGCAGTACCGCGAGGCCCATGACGACTTTTTGGAAGGCAAGACCAAATTGCAGGTTCCGGGGCACGCCGTTTCCGAAGGCATCTGGATTGGTGACAACTCGGTGGTGGACGACCGGGCGCTGCTGACGGCTCCCGTCTTGATCGGGGACAACGTGCGCGTTAAGCGAGGGGCCCGGCTGGGCCCGGGGGTCGTGCTTGGCGACAGCTGCCTGGTCGAGGAGGGTGCGGAAGTCCGGCACAGCGTGGTTTGGGATCGGTGCTACCTGGGGATCGACACCGAAGCCCACGGGGCCATCGTCGGGTCGCGCGTGACCGTCAAACGCGACAGCCGGCTGCAAGATGGCTGCGTGGTCGGCGACCGGACCCTGATCGATGTGGGCAGCACCATCCGGCCCCGGGTCAAAATTTGGCCCGACAAAACAATCGAAAGGGGGACAACCGTCACGATGTCGCTCGTGATCGGCAACCGGTGGCGGGGTTCGCTGTTCCGCGACCTCGGCGTGGCCGGGCTCAGCAACATCGAACTCACACCGGAGTTCGCCACCCGCCTCGGACTCGCCATCGGATCGCAATTTCCCGTGGGGACCGAGATCTTGGCCAGCCGGGACAGCGCAAAAAGCAGCCGCATGCTCAAAAGGAGCCTGATGGCCGCCCTGTTGAGCGCCGGGTGCCGTGTCACGGACATGCACGGAATCCCAACCCCCGTGTTGCGGCACTATCTGGGCCATTCCCAAGCGGCCGGCGGGGTCAACGTCCGCAAGTTCCCTGGCAACAACCGTTTGAGCCTCATCGAGTGCCTGAACCCTTCCGGCGGATATATGGATCGAGCTAGGGAGCGCAAAGTTGAGGCTGCCTTCTTCCGGGAAGATTTCCACCGAGCGGACCCCGATTCCCTCGGAATGATCTCCGAAGCTGACCAACCGGTCGAATCCTACAGCCGGCGGTTTTTGTCCCAACTCCCCGAATCCCAGCCGGGCCGCAGGCCCAAAATCGTGGTCGATTACGGGTTCAGCTCCGTGAGCCCCATCATGCCCAAACTCCTGGGACTCGCTGGCATCGATGCCATCAGCCTCAACAGCTTCAACGATGCCCGATCCGCACCCCGTCGGCCCAGCGAGATTACCGACCATACCACCAGCCTCCAGCAGATCGTCGCCAACCTGGGTTGCGACTTTGGCGCGCTCGTTTTGAACGAAGGCGAAAACATCGTGGTTGTTGATGAGCAGGGAATCTGCCTAGGCGGCAACACGCTCTTTGCCGCGATGTGCCGGCTCATGGCGGACTTTCAACCAAATGGCACAATTCTCATGGGCATGACCGCACCCGAACGGCTGGAAGACCTGTTGACCGGCCGGGGGGTTCCGGTTGTGCGTAGCAAATCGGGCACGCGGGAAATCATCGACGCGGCCCAGGCCCCGGGCGTCGTCTTTGCCGGCAACGAACAAGGCGGATTCATCTTCCCCGAATTCCATGTAGGGTTCGACGGCATGCTGGCCTTGGCCATGCTCGTGAAGCTCCTCCAAAGGGTTGGCACCACCCTCAGCGGATTGGTTTCCCAGCTCCCGGACTTTCACCTGGCCTACCATGCCGAGCCGTGCCCTTGGGACGCCAAGGGAACCGTGATGCGGCTTTTGGGAGAACATCGGTTGCCCCACCAAAAGGTGGAATTGTTGGATGGCATCAAGTTTTACGACGGCGACGCCTGGATCCTGGTTCTGCCAGATTCCTATGAACCGGTGTTCCATATTTATGCCGAAAGTCCGAGCCTGCTTGAAAGTCAAGCCCTGGTCCGCGAATACTCAGAGAAAGTCCACCGGTTCCAGGGTTTGCAAACGTGACCATCCTCGCTTTATGCCTATCTTTGTTGGGGTCTGGTCCGGAAACGCTGGGCCCAACCCGCCCTGCCCCAAGGCAAGCCGAAGTCTCGACACGGGTCACCAACCGGCCTGGGAACCGGTTCGGGACCGT
Above is a genomic segment from Armatimonadota bacterium containing:
- a CDS encoding NTP transferase domain-containing protein, translated to MQGGVKAVVMAGGEGSRLRPITLNIPKPLVPVANRPIMWHIVQLLKSHGITEIVTTLHYLADEIMGVFGDGSELGVSITHSLEDIPLGTAGSVKQAEILLRGGTFAIISGDALTDCDLTEAIKFHREKGSLATLILSRVPNPREFGIVMTAPDGRVERFLEKPEWGEVFTDTVNTGMYILEPEIFDSIENRVNTDWSKDVFPKLLEQGKPMFGYVMDGYWCDIGTLEQYREAHDDFLEGKTKLQVPGHAVSEGIWIGDNSVVDDRALLTAPVLIGDNVRVKRGARLGPGVVLGDSCLVEEGAEVRHSVVWDRCYLGIDTEAHGAIVGSRVTVKRDSRLQDGCVVGDRTLIDVGSTIRPRVKIWPDKTIERGTTVTMSLVIGNRWRGSLFRDLGVAGLSNIELTPEFATRLGLAIGSQFPVGTEILASRDSAKSSRMLKRSLMAALLSAGCRVTDMHGIPTPVLRHYLGHSQAAGGVNVRKFPGNNRLSLIECLNPSGGYMDRARERKVEAAFFREDFHRADPDSLGMISEADQPVESYSRRFLSQLPESQPGRRPKIVVDYGFSSVSPIMPKLLGLAGIDAISLNSFNDARSAPRRPSEITDHTTSLQQIVANLGCDFGALVLNEGENIVVVDEQGICLGGNTLFAAMCRLMADFQPNGTILMGMTAPERLEDLLTGRGVPVVRSKSGTREIIDAAQAPGVVFAGNEQGGFIFPEFHVGFDGMLALAMLVKLLQRVGTTLSGLVSQLPDFHLAYHAEPCPWDAKGTVMRLLGEHRLPHQKVELLDGIKFYDGDAWILVLPDSYEPVFHIYAESPSLLESQALVREYSEKVHRFQGLQT